The Lysobacter sp. genome includes a window with the following:
- the hisD gene encoding histidinol dehydrogenase, with amino-acid sequence MNLLTWDTLDDAGRRAALRRPTQDSAAAVRLGVGKIVARVRADGDAALRKFSRLLDRAALDVFEVTVEEFLAAEASLDPTLKAAIIDASQRIDAFHRDGGTTEYAIETAPGVQCRRVVRPIARVGLYIPAGSAPLPSTMLMLGVPARIAGCEEVVVCTPPRADGTADPAVLFAASQCGVRRVFKLGGAQAIAAMAIGTQSIPACDKLFGPGNAWVTEAKRQVSTVEGGPAIDMPAGPSELMVIADGGANPAFVAADLLSQAEHGPDSQVILLSDSDVLIAHVARALVIQLAQLPRAGIAREALAQSRLIRVATISDAFDVSNRYAPEHLILALREPDAWLDRVRAAGSVFLGDYAAEAVGDYCSGTNHVLPTGGAARAWSGLSVASFQTAISVQSVSAEGLQRIGPSAIRIAEAEGLQAHANAVSIRIAAAEAEAAK; translated from the coding sequence CTGAATCTGCTGACCTGGGACACCCTGGACGATGCCGGCCGCCGCGCCGCGTTGCGCCGGCCCACGCAGGACTCCGCTGCCGCCGTGCGCCTGGGCGTGGGCAAGATCGTCGCCCGGGTCCGCGCCGACGGCGATGCCGCGCTGCGCAAATTCTCGCGTCTGCTCGACCGCGCCGCGCTGGATGTGTTCGAAGTCACGGTGGAGGAATTCCTCGCCGCCGAGGCGTCGCTGGATCCGACCCTCAAGGCCGCGATCATCGACGCATCGCAACGCATCGATGCCTTCCATCGCGACGGCGGCACGACCGAATACGCGATCGAAACCGCGCCCGGCGTGCAGTGCAGGCGGGTGGTGCGCCCGATCGCGCGCGTCGGCCTGTACATTCCCGCCGGCAGCGCGCCGCTGCCCTCGACGATGCTGATGCTGGGCGTGCCCGCGCGCATCGCCGGCTGCGAGGAAGTCGTGGTCTGCACGCCGCCGCGCGCCGACGGCACGGCCGATCCGGCGGTGCTGTTCGCCGCGAGCCAATGCGGCGTGCGCCGGGTCTTCAAACTCGGCGGCGCGCAGGCGATCGCTGCGATGGCGATCGGCACCCAGAGCATTCCCGCCTGCGACAAGCTGTTCGGCCCCGGCAACGCCTGGGTGACCGAAGCCAAGCGCCAGGTGTCGACCGTGGAGGGCGGCCCCGCCATCGATATGCCTGCGGGGCCTTCGGAACTGATGGTGATCGCCGATGGCGGCGCCAACCCGGCGTTCGTCGCCGCCGATCTGCTGTCGCAGGCCGAGCATGGCCCGGATTCGCAGGTGATCCTGCTCAGCGACTCCGATGTGCTGATCGCGCACGTCGCGCGCGCGCTGGTGATCCAGCTCGCACAGCTGCCGCGCGCCGGAATCGCCCGCGAAGCGCTGGCGCAGTCGCGATTGATCCGCGTGGCGACGATCTCCGATGCATTCGATGTCAGCAATCGCTACGCGCCGGAACATCTGATCCTCGCGCTGCGCGAGCCGGATGCGTGGCTGGATCGCGTGCGCGCGGCGGGTTCGGTGTTCCTCGGCGATTACGCCGCGGAAGCGGTGGGCGATTACTGCAGCGGCACCAATCACGTGCTGCCGACCGGCGGCGCAGCGCGCGCGTGGAGCGGGCTGTCGGTGGCCAGTTTCCAGACCGCGATCAGTGTGCAGAGCGTCTCGGCCGAGGGTCTGCAGCGGATCGGTCCCAGCGCGATCCGGATCGCCGAGGCCGAAGGACTGCAGGCGCATGCCAACGCGGTGTCGATCCGCATCGCTGCGGCGGAGGCGGAAGCCGCGAAATGA
- a CDS encoding histidine--tRNA ligase, with amino-acid sequence MIKPRTPPGVLELLPRDQIAFQRMLDTIRRTFERFGFLPVETPVMELSEVLLTKSGGETERQVYFVQSTGALDKERDGSSRHAMPEMALRFDLTVPLARYVAEHEHDLAFPFRRYQMQRVYRGERAQRGRFREFYQCDIDVIGKDALSTRHDAEIPAVIASVFESLAIGEFTIQFNHRKLLRGFFEGQGIGDGERQASVLREIDKLDKRGEPAVRATLIGEGFELTPEVADKLLAFSRVRATGHDAAQAALDALGAGTAMFEEGRDELREVLRQLRALGVADNRFALNLSIARGLDYYTGIVYETTLNANPEIGSICSGGRYENLASHYTKSKLPGVGISIGLTRLFWQLREAGLVATADSSVDALVSLMDDSGLEAALSLSQKLRAAGLNVETQLEPRKLAKQMQYADRAGIRFVVIRGEDEVARGTVAVKDLRRGEQFEVAEADLARTLLVEREQWRALPPAASTPTEVKA; translated from the coding sequence TTGATCAAGCCGCGTACCCCGCCTGGCGTCCTCGAACTGCTGCCGCGCGACCAGATCGCGTTCCAGCGGATGCTGGACACCATCCGCCGCACCTTCGAGCGCTTCGGCTTCCTGCCGGTGGAAACGCCGGTGATGGAGCTGTCCGAGGTGCTGCTGACCAAATCCGGCGGCGAAACCGAGCGGCAGGTGTATTTCGTGCAGTCGACCGGCGCGCTGGACAAGGAGCGGGATGGATCGTCGCGGCACGCCATGCCCGAAATGGCCCTCCGCTTCGATCTGACCGTGCCGCTGGCGCGCTATGTGGCCGAACACGAGCACGACCTCGCGTTTCCGTTCCGCCGCTACCAGATGCAGCGCGTGTATCGCGGCGAGCGCGCGCAGCGCGGCCGGTTCCGCGAGTTCTACCAGTGCGATATCGACGTGATCGGCAAGGACGCGCTGAGCACCCGCCACGATGCCGAAATCCCGGCGGTGATCGCTTCGGTGTTCGAGTCGCTGGCGATCGGCGAATTCACCATCCAGTTCAACCACCGCAAGCTGCTGCGCGGTTTTTTCGAAGGCCAGGGCATCGGCGACGGCGAGCGTCAGGCGTCGGTGCTGCGCGAGATCGACAAACTCGACAAGCGTGGCGAACCGGCGGTGCGCGCGACGCTGATCGGCGAGGGTTTCGAACTCACGCCCGAAGTGGCGGATAAGCTGCTCGCGTTCTCGCGCGTACGCGCCACTGGTCACGATGCCGCGCAGGCGGCGCTGGATGCGCTGGGTGCGGGCACGGCGATGTTCGAGGAAGGTCGCGATGAGCTGCGCGAAGTCCTGCGCCAGCTGCGCGCGCTGGGCGTCGCCGACAACCGTTTCGCGCTGAACCTGTCGATCGCGCGCGGCCTCGATTACTACACCGGCATCGTCTACGAAACCACGCTCAACGCGAATCCGGAGATCGGTTCGATCTGTTCCGGCGGCCGTTACGAAAATCTCGCCAGCCACTACACCAAGTCGAAGCTGCCGGGCGTGGGTATTTCGATCGGTTTGACGCGGCTGTTCTGGCAGCTGCGCGAAGCCGGGCTGGTGGCGACCGCCGACAGCTCGGTGGATGCGCTGGTGTCGCTGATGGATGACAGCGGCCTTGAAGCTGCGCTGTCGCTGTCGCAGAAACTGCGCGCGGCCGGTCTCAATGTCGAAACGCAGCTCGAACCGCGCAAGCTCGCCAAGCAGATGCAGTACGCCGATCGCGCGGGGATCCGTTTCGTGGTGATCCGTGGCGAGGACGAAGTCGCGCGCGGTACGGTCGCGGTGAAGGATCTGCGTCGCGGCGAGCAGTTCGAGGTGGCCGAGGCCGACCTCGCGCGCACGCTGCTGGTCGAACGCGAACAATGGCGTGCGTTGCCACCGGCCGCTTCTACCCCCACTGAGGTCAAAGCATGA
- the hisB gene encoding bifunctional histidinol-phosphatase/imidazoleglycerol-phosphate dehydratase HisB produces MSATKPILFVDRDGTLIREPADFQIDAYDKLAFVDGVIPAMLRLRDAGYDFVMVTNQDGLGTEAFPQADFDGPHALMLQIFESQGIRFRDVLIDRSFPHENSPNRKPALGLMQPLLRDRSIDWARSAMVGDRETDIQFAANLDIRGFKLKSPQFGDGVDWAHIAHVLVDVPRTATIERKTKETRIVVEVDLDREAEPDVKTGLGFYDHMLEQLGKHGGFALRLRCDGDLHIDEHHTVEDCALALGQALRQALGDKRGIGRYGFTLPMDEAQASATLDWSGRPHFVFDGAFKREKVGDLATELVPHAFRSLCETAGLNLHLSVRGDNDHHQIEACFKAVARALRQSFKREGDALPSTKGTL; encoded by the coding sequence ATGAGCGCGACGAAGCCGATCCTCTTCGTCGACCGCGACGGCACGTTGATCCGCGAGCCGGCCGATTTCCAGATCGATGCCTACGACAAACTCGCCTTCGTCGATGGCGTGATTCCGGCGATGCTGCGCCTGCGCGACGCCGGCTACGATTTCGTGATGGTGACCAACCAGGACGGGCTCGGCACCGAAGCGTTTCCGCAAGCCGACTTCGACGGCCCGCATGCGCTGATGCTTCAGATCTTCGAGAGCCAGGGCATCCGCTTCCGCGATGTGCTGATCGACCGCAGTTTTCCGCATGAGAACTCGCCGAACCGCAAGCCGGCGCTGGGCCTGATGCAGCCGCTGCTGCGCGATCGCAGCATCGACTGGGCGCGCTCGGCGATGGTCGGCGATCGCGAGACCGATATCCAGTTCGCCGCGAATCTGGACATCCGTGGTTTCAAGCTGAAATCGCCGCAGTTCGGCGACGGCGTCGACTGGGCGCATATCGCGCACGTCCTCGTCGATGTACCGCGCACCGCGACGATCGAGCGAAAAACCAAGGAAACGCGGATCGTGGTCGAAGTCGATCTCGACCGCGAGGCCGAACCCGACGTGAAGACCGGACTGGGTTTCTACGACCACATGCTGGAACAGTTGGGCAAGCACGGCGGTTTCGCGCTGCGGCTGCGCTGCGACGGCGATCTGCATATCGACGAGCACCACACCGTCGAGGATTGCGCGCTCGCGTTGGGGCAGGCGTTGCGCCAGGCGCTGGGCGACAAGCGTGGTATCGGCCGCTACGGCTTCACCCTGCCGATGGACGAAGCGCAGGCGAGCGCGACGCTGGACTGGTCCGGGCGCCCGCACTTCGTGTTCGACGGTGCGTTCAAGCGCGAGAAAGTCGGCGACCTCGCCACCGAGCTGGTGCCGCACGCGTTCCGCTCGCTGTGCGAAACCGCCGGGCTGAATCTGCATCTCTCCGTACGCGGCGACAACGACCATCACCAGATCGAAGCCTGCTTCAAGGCGGTCGCACGCGCGCTGCGGCAGTCGTTCAAGCGCGAAGGCGATGCGCTGCCGAGCACCAAGGGAACGCTGTGA
- a CDS encoding ATP phosphoribosyltransferase, whose amino-acid sequence MQRTSAATERDRLRIAIQKSGRLSEPALALLAAAGLSWQESRDKLFYYGESLPVDLLLVRDDDIPGLIADGVCDLGMVGRNVLLEQSYERESRGAPPAFREWRALGFGRCRLMFGIPAEWTWAPETQLPGKRIATSYPALLARWLSDRSIPADVVTMSGSVEIAPRLGQADLVCDLVSSGATLVANGLKPIEVVLDSEAVLAGPADGFSDVRAGIADLLLRRLDGVMKIRDSKLLMFQASRAVLPGLMQLLPDAEPPTVMALDGHLDGTGDVALQALCHGVMTWQRLEDLKRAGARGLMVVPVERMLA is encoded by the coding sequence ATGCAACGTACTTCCGCCGCCACCGAGCGCGATCGCCTGCGCATCGCCATCCAGAAGAGCGGGCGGCTCAGCGAACCCGCGCTGGCGCTGCTCGCCGCCGCCGGCCTGAGCTGGCAGGAGAGTCGCGACAAACTGTTCTACTACGGCGAATCGCTGCCGGTGGACCTGCTGCTGGTCCGCGATGACGATATCCCCGGGCTCATCGCCGATGGCGTCTGCGACCTCGGCATGGTTGGACGCAACGTGTTATTGGAACAATCCTATGAACGCGAGTCGCGCGGCGCGCCGCCGGCGTTCCGCGAATGGCGCGCGCTCGGCTTCGGCCGTTGCCGGCTGATGTTCGGCATTCCCGCCGAGTGGACGTGGGCGCCGGAGACGCAATTGCCCGGCAAACGCATCGCGACGAGTTATCCCGCGCTGCTGGCGCGCTGGCTGTCGGACCGCAGCATTCCCGCCGACGTGGTGACCATGTCCGGCTCGGTCGAGATCGCGCCCCGACTGGGACAGGCCGATCTGGTCTGCGATCTGGTGTCCAGCGGCGCGACCCTCGTCGCCAACGGTCTGAAGCCGATCGAGGTGGTGCTCGACAGCGAAGCGGTGCTCGCCGGCCCGGCCGATGGTTTCAGCGATGTGCGCGCGGGGATCGCCGATCTGCTGCTGCGCCGGCTCGACGGCGTGATGAAGATCCGCGACAGCAAGCTGCTGATGTTCCAGGCCTCGCGCGCGGTGTTGCCCGGGCTGATGCAGTTGCTCCCGGACGCCGAACCGCCGACGGTGATGGCGCTCGACGGTCACCTTGACGGCACCGGCGATGTCGCCCTGCAGGCGCTGTGCCATGGTGTGATGACGTGGCAACGGCTGGAGGATCTCAAACGTGCCGGCGCGCGTGGTTTGATGGTGGTCCCCGTGGAAAGGATGCTCGCATGA
- a CDS encoding DNA-binding transcriptional regulator has product MKQRPQPVPDRDAEAALDALSRALAGLSKPGAVRAFLVDLCTPAELEAMADRWKVVPLLLEGVPYREIHDRTLVSVTTIGRVARTLERGAGGYGLAIEHQQRPSGRRA; this is encoded by the coding sequence ATGAAACAACGCCCCCAGCCCGTTCCCGACCGCGACGCCGAGGCCGCCCTCGACGCGCTGTCGCGTGCGCTGGCGGGGCTGTCGAAGCCGGGGGCGGTGCGTGCGTTCCTCGTGGACCTGTGCACGCCGGCCGAACTCGAAGCCATGGCCGACCGCTGGAAAGTGGTGCCGCTGCTGCTCGAAGGCGTGCCGTATCGCGAAATCCACGACCGCACCCTGGTCAGCGTCACCACCATCGGCCGCGTCGCGCGCACGCTCGAACGCGGCGCCGGCGGCTACGGCCTTGCCATCGAACACCAGCAGCGACCGAGCGGTCGCCGCGCCTGA
- a CDS encoding aromatic amino acid lyase yields MKPIRLDGRSLTRDRLVEVAYGAQVMLDEGALRNVAHAAAFLAEQVRREEPIYGVSTGFGSNADKLLGAHPLRDELPGATPSGRSLHEELQRNLIISHAVCVGEPFAADVVRAMLCIRINTLLRGHSGIRVETLQSMTAMLNAGVVPVVPQLGSVGASGDLAPLSHLAIVLLGGGEAFYGGERLRGDEALKRAGLTPVTLSYKEGLALNNGTAQMLATGVLALHRMEELLDTADLAAAMTIDAFAGRLGAFAEEVHALRPHPGQVEVAANLRGLLAGSTLADIPYHLVPKFRPWLPQSWDTDESQALSFDIGWEWVPTSQRHGREKFYRRFKPFRGGKKHQPQDSYSLRCIPQVHGAVRDAVAQAKRVFEIELNSVTDNPLVFPDARAEHVEQQVISAGHFHGMPLALAMSYVKAAIPVLASISERRLNKLVDPATNDGLPPFLIGNEDATESGFMIVQYTAAAIVNDLASRAHPASVYSIPTSANAEDHVSMGANEARHVLSMVDDLGKVLALELITAAQALDLRRDMINAARDLADRADAVELAAKVQGGPQSVDDSHADFLAEVEALRVELSAAEPFHPGRAVAAAHEAIRARVPFLERDRALDVDLAAAMVLVREGSVLAAAHAVND; encoded by the coding sequence ATGAAGCCGATCCGACTCGACGGCCGTTCCTTGACCCGCGACCGTCTGGTCGAAGTCGCTTACGGCGCGCAGGTGATGCTGGACGAGGGCGCGCTGCGCAACGTCGCGCACGCCGCCGCGTTCCTGGCCGAACAGGTGCGTCGCGAAGAGCCCATTTACGGCGTGTCGACCGGCTTCGGCAGCAACGCCGACAAGCTGCTCGGCGCGCACCCGCTGCGCGATGAACTGCCGGGCGCCACGCCATCGGGCCGCTCGCTGCACGAAGAACTGCAGCGCAATCTGATCATCTCGCACGCGGTCTGCGTCGGCGAACCGTTCGCCGCCGACGTCGTGCGCGCGATGCTGTGCATCCGCATCAACACGCTGCTGCGCGGGCATTCCGGTATCCGCGTGGAAACCCTGCAGTCGATGACCGCCATGCTCAATGCCGGCGTGGTGCCGGTGGTGCCGCAGCTGGGTTCGGTCGGCGCGTCGGGCGACCTCGCGCCGCTGTCGCATCTGGCCATAGTGCTGCTCGGCGGCGGCGAAGCCTTCTACGGCGGCGAACGCCTGCGCGGCGACGAAGCGCTGAAGCGCGCGGGCCTGACCCCGGTGACGCTGTCGTACAAGGAAGGTCTGGCGCTGAACAACGGCACCGCGCAGATGCTGGCGACCGGCGTGCTGGCGCTGCATCGCATGGAAGAACTGCTCGATACCGCCGATCTGGCCGCCGCGATGACCATCGACGCCTTCGCCGGCCGTCTCGGTGCGTTCGCCGAGGAAGTGCATGCGCTGCGACCGCATCCGGGCCAGGTCGAAGTGGCGGCGAATCTGCGCGGCCTGCTCGCCGGTTCCACGCTCGCCGATATTCCGTACCACCTCGTGCCGAAGTTCCGGCCGTGGCTGCCGCAGAGCTGGGATACCGATGAATCGCAGGCCTTGAGCTTCGACATCGGCTGGGAGTGGGTGCCCACTTCCCAACGCCACGGCCGCGAAAAATTCTATCGCCGCTTCAAACCGTTCCGCGGCGGCAAGAAGCACCAGCCGCAGGACAGCTATTCGCTGCGCTGCATCCCGCAGGTTCACGGCGCGGTGCGCGATGCGGTGGCGCAGGCCAAGCGGGTGTTCGAGATCGAGCTGAATTCCGTCACCGACAATCCGCTGGTGTTCCCGGACGCGCGCGCCGAGCACGTCGAGCAGCAGGTGATCTCCGCCGGTCACTTCCACGGCATGCCGCTGGCGCTGGCGATGAGCTATGTGAAGGCGGCCATCCCGGTGCTGGCCTCGATCAGCGAGCGCCGGCTCAACAAACTCGTCGATCCCGCGACCAACGATGGCCTGCCGCCGTTCCTGATCGGCAATGAAGATGCCACCGAATCCGGCTTCATGATCGTGCAGTACACCGCTGCGGCGATCGTCAACGATCTCGCCAGCCGCGCGCATCCGGCGTCGGTGTATTCGATCCCGACCAGCGCCAACGCCGAGGATCACGTGTCGATGGGCGCCAACGAAGCCCGGCACGTGCTGTCGATGGTCGACGATCTCGGCAAGGTGCTGGCGCTGGAGCTGATCACCGCCGCGCAGGCGCTGGATCTGCGCCGCGACATGATCAACGCCGCGCGCGATCTCGCCGATCGCGCCGATGCCGTGGAGCTTGCGGCGAAAGTGCAGGGCGGCCCGCAGTCCGTCGACGACAGTCATGCGGATTTCCTGGCCGAAGTCGAAGCGCTGCGCGTCGAGCTGTCGGCCGCCGAACCTTTCCACCCGGGCCGGGCGGTGGCCGCCGCGCACGAGGCGATCCGCGCGCGGGTGCCGTTCCTCGAACGCGACCGCGCGCTGGATGTCGATCTCGCCGCCGCGATGGTGCTGGTCCGCGAGGGCAGCGTGCTGGCGGCTGCGCATGCGGTGAACGACTGA
- the proB gene encoding glutamate 5-kinase, which yields MSTRIAFAEQTLPAWKRAVLKVGSSLLADDGGLSPRNAQHLAAFVEACQQQGREVVIVSSGAVAAGRAMLHASPRPGAAMAERQALAALGQAKLMAFWQGFFARPVAQVLLTHDDVRNRRRYLNAQATLRELLRCGALPIVNENDTVSVDELKLGDNDTLGAIVAALIDADVLFIATDIDGLYDRDPRAHVDARPLAAVADPGDDILAMAGGAGSAVGTGGMRTKILAAQRAGAAGIDTVLFNGTRAAVAHALGEGRLTGTRLVAGRSRIAARKHWLRHAPVDTDAAIVIDAGAAAALIDRGASLLPIGVADARGEFRRGDLVEIVLVNSTLVDSTLVDSTLVGSMRVGGGRTPCVARGVTQYSAADIRRIARRQSHEIEGILGYNYGETIVHRDDLCLHASHPNEAADV from the coding sequence ATGAGCACCCGCATCGCCTTCGCCGAACAGACACTTCCTGCGTGGAAGCGTGCCGTGCTGAAAGTCGGCAGCAGCCTGCTGGCCGACGATGGCGGCCTGTCGCCGCGCAATGCGCAGCATCTCGCCGCGTTCGTCGAAGCGTGCCAGCAGCAGGGCAGGGAAGTGGTCATCGTGTCGTCGGGCGCGGTCGCCGCAGGCCGCGCCATGCTGCATGCCTCGCCGCGACCCGGCGCTGCGATGGCCGAACGCCAGGCGCTGGCTGCGCTGGGGCAAGCCAAGCTCATGGCGTTCTGGCAGGGATTCTTCGCAAGGCCGGTGGCGCAGGTGCTGCTGACCCACGACGACGTGCGCAATCGCCGTCGCTATCTCAATGCGCAGGCGACGCTGCGCGAGCTGCTGCGCTGCGGTGCGCTGCCGATCGTCAACGAGAACGACACCGTTTCTGTCGACGAACTCAAGCTCGGCGACAACGACACGCTCGGCGCGATCGTGGCTGCGCTGATCGATGCCGATGTGCTGTTCATCGCCACCGATATCGATGGTCTTTACGATCGCGACCCGCGCGCCCATGTCGATGCGCGGCCGTTGGCAGCGGTCGCCGATCCCGGCGACGACATCCTTGCGATGGCCGGCGGGGCGGGCAGTGCGGTCGGCACCGGCGGCATGCGCACCAAGATTCTCGCAGCGCAGCGCGCGGGCGCGGCCGGCATCGACACGGTGTTGTTCAACGGTACGCGCGCGGCGGTGGCGCATGCGTTGGGCGAGGGGCGGCTCACCGGCACGAGGCTGGTTGCCGGTCGCAGCCGCATCGCTGCGCGCAAGCACTGGCTGCGGCATGCGCCCGTGGATACGGATGCGGCGATCGTCATCGATGCCGGCGCTGCAGCTGCGCTGATCGATCGCGGCGCGTCGCTGTTGCCGATCGGCGTTGCCGATGCGCGGGGCGAGTTCCGTCGCGGCGATCTGGTCGAGATCGTGCTGGTCAATAGCACGCTGGTCGATAGCACGCTGGTCGATAGCACGCTGGTCGGAAGCATGCGCGTTGGCGGCGGGCGCACGCCGTGCGTCGCGCGCGGCGTCACCCAGTATTCCGCCGCCGACATCCGCCGGATCGCGCGCCGGCAGTCGCACGAGATCGAAGGCATCCTCGGCTACAACTACGGCGAGACCATCGTCCATCGCGACGATCTTTGCCTGCACGCATCGCATCCGAACGAGGCCGCCGATGTCTGA
- a CDS encoding histidinol-phosphate transaminase produces the protein MSAPFATHPKPGILDLVREDLRAFAGYASARSHALEGLPPGSTVWLNANESPWTNAADTDGLLRRYPQPQPEALRVRLAEVYGVRPEQLLIGRGSDEAIDLLVRALCRAEHDPIVIAPPVFGMYAVCARLQGAPLIEAPLRERPDGWMTDLAAMRDLAVARHAKIVFLCSPGNPTGELIPLAAVRALAQALAGRALVVVDEAYIEFADAPSAATLIDAYPNIAVLRTLSKLHALAGARIGCVLADPALIAVLRRCQAPYPVPQPCAELALRALEPAALAEASARVVTIRAERERMFAMLPQLDGVRVAYPSAGNFLLARFDDAETAYRRLLAAGVVVRDMRATPGLGDALRITVGSPDENDAVFAALKPAEVAA, from the coding sequence ATGAGCGCGCCGTTCGCGACCCACCCGAAGCCCGGCATCCTCGATCTGGTGCGTGAGGATCTGCGTGCGTTCGCCGGCTACGCCTCCGCGCGCAGCCACGCGCTCGAAGGCTTGCCGCCGGGAAGCACGGTCTGGCTCAACGCCAACGAATCGCCGTGGACGAATGCCGCGGATACCGACGGTCTGCTGCGCCGTTATCCGCAGCCGCAGCCCGAAGCGCTGCGCGTGAGATTGGCCGAGGTCTACGGCGTACGTCCCGAGCAACTGCTGATCGGTCGCGGCAGCGACGAGGCCATCGACCTGCTGGTCCGCGCGCTGTGCCGCGCCGAACACGATCCGATCGTGATCGCTCCACCGGTGTTCGGGATGTACGCGGTCTGCGCGCGTCTGCAGGGCGCGCCGCTGATCGAAGCGCCGTTGCGCGAGCGACCGGACGGCTGGATGACCGATCTCGCCGCGATGCGCGACCTCGCCGTCGCGCGGCACGCGAAGATCGTGTTCCTGTGTTCGCCCGGAAATCCCACCGGCGAGCTGATTCCGCTCGCTGCGGTGCGCGCATTGGCCCAGGCGCTGGCCGGACGTGCGCTGGTGGTGGTCGACGAGGCCTACATCGAATTCGCCGATGCGCCGTCGGCGGCCACGCTCATCGATGCGTATCCGAACATCGCCGTACTGCGCACGCTCTCGAAGCTGCATGCGCTGGCCGGCGCGCGCATCGGCTGCGTGCTGGCCGATCCGGCGCTGATCGCGGTGCTGCGTCGCTGCCAGGCGCCGTATCCGGTGCCGCAGCCCTGCGCCGAACTTGCGCTGCGTGCGCTGGAGCCGGCAGCGCTTGCGGAAGCGTCCGCGCGGGTCGTAACGATCCGCGCCGAACGCGAACGGATGTTCGCGATGCTGCCGCAACTCGATGGCGTACGCGTGGCGTACCCGAGCGCCGGAAATTTTCTGCTCGCACGATTCGACGACGCCGAAACCGCGTATCGGCGTCTGTTGGCCGCGGGTGTGGTGGTGCGCGACATGCGCGCCACGCCGGGGCTCGGCGACGCGCTGCGGATCACGGTGGGCTCGCCCGATGAAAACGATGCGGTGTTCGCAGCGCTGAAGCCGGCGGAGGTTGCGGCATGA
- a CDS encoding glutamate-5-semialdehyde dehydrogenase: MSDSTIRAQALACRDAAQAVAALSTDAKNALLRAMADALEADAEAILAANAEDLRAAEAKGIGSAMLDRLMLDPQRLAGIADALREVAALPDPVGLVTRRDVRPNGIAIERVRVPLGVIAMIYEARPNVTADAAALCIKAGNGVILRGGSEAVGSNMAIVGALESTLCAHGIPAAAITLIDDLRREAMVELLQLNDIIDLAIPRGGEGLIRFVAEHARVPVIKHYKGVCHLYVDAAADLDLALDLLLDGKVARPSACNALETLLVHAEVAADFLPRAAVMLRERGVELRGDARSCALIDAKPASDDDWDAEFLDLILAVRVVDSLDDAIAHIRRHGSDHTEVIATGDEAAAARFVHALRSAVVMVNASSRFSDGGELGLGAEIGISTTRLHAYGPMGAESLTIERFVVRGVGQTRNLRHAGD, from the coding sequence ATGTCTGATTCGACGATCCGCGCCCAGGCGTTGGCCTGTCGCGATGCCGCGCAAGCGGTCGCTGCGCTGTCCACCGATGCCAAGAACGCCTTGCTGCGGGCGATGGCCGATGCGCTGGAGGCCGATGCCGAGGCGATCCTCGCCGCCAATGCCGAGGATCTGCGTGCGGCGGAGGCGAAGGGCATCGGCAGCGCGATGCTCGACCGTTTGATGCTGGATCCGCAGCGGCTCGCGGGTATCGCCGATGCGCTGCGCGAAGTCGCCGCACTGCCTGATCCGGTCGGTCTGGTGACGCGTCGCGATGTGCGGCCCAACGGCATCGCGATCGAGCGCGTTCGCGTGCCGCTGGGCGTGATCGCCATGATCTACGAAGCGCGGCCGAACGTGACCGCTGATGCTGCGGCGCTTTGCATCAAGGCCGGCAACGGGGTGATCCTGCGCGGGGGGTCTGAGGCTGTCGGATCGAATATGGCGATCGTCGGCGCGCTTGAGAGCACCCTATGCGCGCACGGGATTCCGGCGGCGGCGATCACGCTGATCGACGATCTGCGCCGCGAGGCGATGGTGGAACTGCTGCAGCTCAACGACATCATCGATCTGGCGATTCCACGCGGCGGCGAGGGCCTGATCCGCTTCGTCGCCGAACACGCGCGGGTGCCGGTGATCAAGCACTACAAGGGCGTCTGCCATCTGTACGTGGATGCCGCCGCCGATCTCGATCTCGCGCTGGACCTGCTGCTCGACGGCAAGGTCGCGCGGCCCAGCGCCTGCAATGCGCTGGAAACGCTGCTGGTGCATGCGGAGGTCGCCGCCGATTTCCTGCCGCGCGCCGCCGTGATGCTGCGCGAACGTGGCGTCGAACTGCGCGGCGATGCCCGCAGCTGCGCGTTGATCGATGCGAAACCTGCGAGCGACGACGACTGGGATGCTGAATTCCTCGACTTGATCCTCGCCGTGCGTGTCGTCGACTCGCTCGACGACGCCATCGCCCACATCCGTCGTCATGGCTCCGATCACACCGAAGTCATCGCCACCGGAGACGAAGCCGCCGCCGCACGCTTCGTGCATGCCTTGCGCAGCGCGGTGGTGATGGTCAACGCCTCGTCGCGGTTCTCCGACGGCGGCGAGTTGGGCCTGGGTGCGGAGATCGGTATCTCGACGACGCGCCTGCATGCCTACGGGCCGATGGGCGCGGAGTCGCTGACCATCGAGCGGTTTGTCGTGCGCGGGGTGGGGCAGACGCGCAATCTGCGCCATGCCGGAGATTGA